From the genome of Antennarius striatus isolate MH-2024 chromosome 19, ASM4005453v1, whole genome shotgun sequence, one region includes:
- the LOC137613317 gene encoding ankyrin repeat and SOCS box protein 2-like isoform X2: MAAAGISPSGSAAPSLAFDDYSLYSNLSDDELLHLAIERSLADTHCTPTGDAAATPPRPPDGGAMNPAPRNTNQPGLSSSNPPANYSSHNPPANYSSHNPPAAQTSAHYSSPNPPTEEAPDPKTFDGTISRFLTGSGKRMMAYRRHDGSLVHIVPEPEEEEEPLFKAVRLGEVSQVKLLTMRSGINLMLPSRPGWLAIHEAAWYGQHGCLRVLLSAQPGMINKRTERGETALLIAVSKEQMRCVQVLLENGADRDIANYDKETPLYRACERNSAALVAVLLNHGAAVNTHCIQGWTALQEAVCRNNVEICEMLLTAGAKHNLTNIYGISPLFTAAQSGRVATLRLLLKHGSDINSQAADGATALYEAAKNGHEEIVELLLSQKADANKVGKAGLLPLHIAAERGNQKIVSMLVKATSKARVRRTGISPLHLAAEGNNDDILEALIEEGFDVNAQLSEEQSKLYEDRRSTALYFSVINNNVDAVRVLLAAGANPNLDMFRPLMVAARQGCVRTVTLLVEHGADINAPIPTHPTTFPAVYMFSMKYLPMFKYLLDKGGHALSCFDCAYGNQPHPPISTTRSDRDDDVQPTTQQRRGVQFCEMISAPSISRWAGPIIDLLLDYVGHVTLCSRLMEHLDSYSDWSVIKDKAAPPRPLLQLCRLRIVQLVRRRRLNKLPLPGSLIRFLDHKEGPVDDD; the protein is encoded by the exons ATGGCGGCGGCCGGCATCTCCCCCTCAGGGTCAGCAGCCCCCAGCCTGGCCTTCGACGATTACTCTCTCTACAGTAACCTGAGTGATGACGAGCTGCTTCATCTCGCCATCGAGCGAAGTCTGGCCGACACACACTGCACCCCAACTGGTGACGCCGCGGCCACGCCCCCTCGCCCTCCTGACGGCGGGGCAATGAACCCCGCCCCCAGAAACACCAATCAACCTGGTCTCAGCTCCTCAAACCCACCTGCAAACTACAGCTCCCATAATCCACCTGCAAACTACAGCTCCCATAATCCACCTGCAGCCCAGACCTCTGCACACTACAGTTCTCCAAATCCTCCAACTGAAGAGGCTCCAGACcc GAAGACCTTCGATGGGACCATCAGCCGGTTCCTGACGGGTTCTGGGAAGAGGATGATGGCGTACCGGAGACACGACGGCAGTCTGGTCCACATTGTCCCGGAACCAGAGGA GGAGGAGGAGCCTCTGTTCAAGGCGGTCCGACTCGGAGAGGTGAGCCAAGTCAAGCTGCTGACGATGCGTTCAGGGATCAACCTGATGCTGCCGAGCCGACCGGGCTGGCTCGCCATCCATGAGGCGGCGTGGTACGGCCAGCACGGCTGTCTGAGGGTGTTGCTGTCAG CTCAACCGGGGATGATCAACAAGCGAACGGAGCGCGGTGAGACGGCGCTGCTGATTGCTGTCAGCAAGGAACAAATGCGATGCGTTCAGGTGCTGTTGGAAAACGGAGCAGACCGCGACATCGCAAACTACGACAAAGAGACGCCGCTCTACAGAG CCTGTGAGAGGAACAGCGCTGCACTGGTTGCGGTGCTGCTGAACCACGGCGCGGCGGTGAACACTCACTGCATTCAGGGTTGGACGGCGCTGCAGGAAGCGGTGTGCAGGAACAACGTGGAGATCTGTGAGATGCTTCTGACGGCCGGAGCCAAACACAACCTCACCAACATCTATGGCATCTCACCGCTGTTCACCGCCGCTCAGAGTGGGCGGGTCGCCACGCTACGCCTCCTCCTCAAGCACG GTTCAGACATCAACAGCCAGGCTGCTGATGGCGCCACCGCTCTGTACGAAGCTGCTAAAAATGGACACGAAGAAATTGTGGAACTTCTGCTTTCGCAGAAAGCTGACGCCAACAAAGTGGGAAAGGCCGGGTTGTTACCGCTTCACATCGCCGCTGAACGAGGAAACCAGAA AATTGTCTCCATGCTGGTCAAAGCTACCAGTAAGGCCAGAGTCCGGCGCACCGGCATCAGCCCCCTGCACCTCGCCGCCGAGGGCAACAACGACGACATCCTGGAGGCTCTGATCGAGGAGGGCTTTGATGTCAACGCTCAGCTGTCTGAGGAGCAATCCAAGCTGTACGAGGACCGGCGCAGCACGGCGCTCTACTTCTCCGTCATCAACAACAACGTGGACGCCGTGCGCGTGCTGTTGGCGGCCGGCGCCAACCCCAACCTGGACATGTTCCGGCCGCTGATGGTGGCGGCGCGGCAGGGCTGCGTCCGCACCGTCACCCTGCTGGTGGAGCACGGCGCCGACATCAACGCCCCCatccccacccaccccaccaccTTCCCCGCAGTCTACATGTTCTCCATGAAGTACCTGCCCATGTTCAAGTACCTGCTGGACAAAGGAGGCCACGCCCTCTCCTGTTTTGACTGCGCCTATGGTAACCAGCCTCATCCACCAATCAGCACCACCCGGTCAGACAGGGATGACGACGTTCAGCCAACCACACAGCAGAGGAGGGGCGTCCAG TTCTGTGAGATGATCTCAGCTCCCAGCATCTCTCGGTGGGCGGGGCCGATCATCGACTTACTATTGGACTACGTGGGTCACGTGACTCTCTGCTCCAGACTGATGGAACACCTGGACAGTTACTCTGACTGGAGCGTCATCAAGGACAAAGCAG CGCCCCCCCGTCCGCTGCTGCAGCTCTGCAGGTTGAGGATCGTCCAGCTGGTTCGACGGCGACGTTTGAACAAATTACCGCTGCCCGGAAGTCTGATCCGCTTCCTGGACCACAAGGAGGGACCCGTGGACGACGACTGA
- the adam17b gene encoding disintegrin and metalloproteinase domain-containing protein 17 gives MRRRVTALVVLIVLTEAAVPPVDTGEEPYASLRSMLDAFDVLPLSSLQTHSVRRREVESQTHVEKLVSFDALQRRFRLYLRTNDQLFTDDFRAVVVDEDGRERRVPVNRHNYFTGHVVGEENSRVQAHIDDHEFSAHILTHEAEFNVEPLWRFTSAPPDGRLLIYRSEDIRNLSRLQQPSVCGYVTSDPKHLLPDSVRAAMMEDEGEEDWGPRGRRQAPERLRNTCPLLLVADHRFFKHMGREEESTTLNYLIELIDRVDDIYRNTSWEEGFSGYGVQIQQIIIKKSPTPVAPGTSHFNMRGSPVRRRDVWDVKKLLEQFSADIAPNASNVCLAHLFTYQDFDEGTLGLAYVAPSKPDIAGGLCSKACPSSSNEQQAMYLNTGLTSTKNYGKTILTKEADLVTTHELGHNFGAEHDPDDIPDCAPREDQGGKYVMYPIAVSGDHANNKLFSDCSKRSIVKRLRAKAPSCFKQRNVNVCGNSRVEQSEQCDPGLLHLNSDRCCTPDCRLRPGAQCSDRNSACCRNCRFELEGEVCQEPINATCKGHSYCQGHSSECPPPENAPNDTVCLDSGQCVGGECVPFCQAVLNLQPCACNETNASCRVCCRGAGGVCAPYQDETGNFLFLRKGKPCTVGFCDGAGKCMKQVQDVVERLWNFIDKLDINTFGKFLADNIVGSVVAFSLLFWIPFSILVHCVDKKLDQQYEQNTKSLFFPSNAELLSSLESASVRIFKPPTFPGANSAAVLRFQPSGPQQTSTPPSSGSAPNLGHAPPYPPLDSPRMATIQEDPSLDPHLDEDALQEAFGRPAGAGVGAAPRSFEDLTGRSGKAGLYRLKRQERVDTKETQC, from the exons ATGAGGCGACGCGTCACGGCTTTAGTCGTTCTCATCGTTTTAACGGAGGCCGCGGTGCCGCCGGTGGACACCGGAGAGGAGCCCTACG CGTCTCTCAGGTCGATGCTGGACGCCTTCGACGTCCTGCCGCTCTCCAGCCTACAGACTCACTCCGTCCGGCGCCGCGAGGTCGAGTCTCAGACCCACGTGGAGAAGCTGGTCAGCTTTGACGCcctgcagag gcgCTTCAGGCTCTACCTGAGGACCAACGACCAGCTGTTCACCGACGACTTCAGGGCGGTGGTCGTGGACGAGGACGGGCGGGAGCGACGCGTCCCGGTCAACAGACACAACTACTTCACCGGACACGTCGTCG GGGAGGAGAACTCTCGCGTTCAGGCGCACATCGACGACCACGAGTTCTCAGCTCACATCCTGACCCACGAGGCCGAGTTCAACGTGGAG CCCCTGTGGAGGTTCACGTCGGCGCCCCCCGATGGCCGTCTGCTGATCTACCGCTCAGAGGACATCAGGAACCTCAGCCGCCTGCAGCAGCCGTCAGTCTGCGGCtacgtgacctctgaccccaaacACCTGCTCCCCGACAGCGTCAGAGCGGCCATGATGGAGGACGAGGGGGAGGAAG ACTGGGGGCCCCGGGGGCGGCGCCAGGCCCCCGAGCGCCTGAGGAACACCTGCCCCCTCCTGCTGGTGGCCGACCACCGCTTCTTCAAGCACATGGGCCGGGAGGAGGAGAGCACCACCCTCAACTACCTG ATCGAGCTGATCGACCGGGTGGACGACATCTACAGGAACACGTCGTGGGAGGAGGGCTTCTCCGGCTACGGCGTGCAGATCCAGCAG ATCATCATCAAGAAAAGTCCGACGCCGGTGGCGCCGGGGACGAGCCACTTCAACATGCGGGGGAGTCCGGTGAGGCGGCGTGACGTGTGGGACGTGAAGAAGCTGCTGGAG CAGTTCAGCGCCGACATCGCCCCGAATGCCTCCAACGTCTGCCTCGCCCACCTCTTCACCTACCAGGACTTCGACGAGGGCACCCTGGGGCTGGCCTACGTCGCCCCGTCCAAACCCGACATCGCCGGCGGGCTCTGCTCCAAAG ccTGTCCGTCGTCGTCCAACGAGCAGCAGGCGATGTACCTCAACACGGGTCTGACCAGCACCAAGAATTATGGGAAAACCATCCTGACgaag GAGGCGGACCTTGTGACGACGCACGAGCTGGGGCACAACTTCGGAGCGGAGCACGACCCGGACGACATCCCGGACTGTGCCCCCCGCGAGGACCAGGGGGGCAAGTACGTCATGTACCCCATCGCAGTGAGCGGCGACCACGCCAACAATAAG CTGTTCTCCGACTGCAGCAAGCGCTCCATCGTGAAGCGTCTGCGCGCCAAAGCGCCATCCTGCTTCAAGCAGCGCAACGTCAACGTGTGCGGGAACTCCCGTGTGGAGCAGAGCGAGCAGTGCGACCCGGGGCTGCTGCACCTCAACTCCGACCGCTGCTGCACCCCCGACTGCAGGCTGAGGCCCGGGGCCCAGTGCAG CGACAGGAACAGCGCGTGCTGCAGAAACTGCCGGTTCGAGTTGGAGGGTGAAGTCTGCCAGGAGCCAATCAACGCCACCTGTAAAGGCCACTCCTACTGCCAAG GACACAGCAGCGAGTGCCCGCCTCCGGAGAACGCCCCTAACGACACGGTGTGTCTGGACAGCGGacagtgtgtggggggggagtgTGTCCCGTTCTGCCAGGCGGTGCTGAATCTGCAGCCCTGCGCCTGCAACG AAACCAACGCGTCGTGTCGAGTCTGCTGCCGCGGCGCCGGCGGCGTCTGCGCCCCCTACCAGGACGAGACCGGCAACTTCCTGTTCCTGCGTAAAGGGAAGCCGTGCACCGTAGGCTTCTGCGACGGAGCG GGGAAGTGCATGAAGCAGGTGCAGGACGTGGTGGAGCGTCTGTGGAACTTCATCGACAAGCTGGACATCAACACCTTCGGGAAGTTCCTGGCCGACAACATCGTGGGCTCGGTGGTGGCGTTCTCGCTGCTGTTCTGGATCCCCTTCAGCATCCTGGTGCACTGCGTG GACAAGAAGCTGGACCAGCAGTACGAGCAGAACACCAAGTCCCTGTTCTTCCCCAGC AATGCCGAGCTCCTGAGCAGCCTGGAGTCTGCGTCCGTTCGTATCTTCAAGCCTCCCACGTTCCCCGGCGCCAACAGCGCCGCCGTCCTGCGTTTCCAGCCGTCTGGCCCCCAACAGACCAGCACCCCCCCGTCCTCCGGCTCCGCCCCCAACCTAGGCCACGCCCCGCCCTACCCGCCGCTGGACAGCCCCCGCATGGCCACCATCCAGGAGGACCCCAGCCTGGACCCGCACCTGGACGAGGACGCCCTGCAGGAGGCATTCGGGCGCCCGGcaggggcgggggtgggggcggCGCCACGCTCCTTCGAGGACCTGACGGGTCGCAGCGGGAAGGCGGGGCTGTACCGGCTGAAGAGACAGGAGCGGGTTGACACCAAGGAGACGCAGTGCTGA
- the LOC137613317 gene encoding ankyrin repeat and SOCS box protein 2-like isoform X1, producing MAAAGISPSGSAAPSLAFDDYSLYSNLSDDELLHLAIERSLADTHCTPTGDAAATPPRPPDGGAMNPAPRNTNQPGLSSSNPPANYSSHNPPANYSSHNPPAAQTSAHYSSPNPPTEEAPDPKTFDGTISRFLTGSGKRMMAYRRHDGSLVHIVPEPEEEEEPLFKAVRLGEVSQVKLLTMRSGINLMLPSRPGWLAIHEAAWYGQHGCLRVLLSGRRTWTHTHTHTHTHTHTHTHTHTHTHTLVFVCSAQPGMINKRTERGETALLIAVSKEQMRCVQVLLENGADRDIANYDKETPLYRACERNSAALVAVLLNHGAAVNTHCIQGWTALQEAVCRNNVEICEMLLTAGAKHNLTNIYGISPLFTAAQSGRVATLRLLLKHGSDINSQAADGATALYEAAKNGHEEIVELLLSQKADANKVGKAGLLPLHIAAERGNQKIVSMLVKATSKARVRRTGISPLHLAAEGNNDDILEALIEEGFDVNAQLSEEQSKLYEDRRSTALYFSVINNNVDAVRVLLAAGANPNLDMFRPLMVAARQGCVRTVTLLVEHGADINAPIPTHPTTFPAVYMFSMKYLPMFKYLLDKGGHALSCFDCAYGNQPHPPISTTRSDRDDDVQPTTQQRRGVQFCEMISAPSISRWAGPIIDLLLDYVGHVTLCSRLMEHLDSYSDWSVIKDKAAPPRPLLQLCRLRIVQLVRRRRLNKLPLPGSLIRFLDHKEGPVDDD from the exons ATGGCGGCGGCCGGCATCTCCCCCTCAGGGTCAGCAGCCCCCAGCCTGGCCTTCGACGATTACTCTCTCTACAGTAACCTGAGTGATGACGAGCTGCTTCATCTCGCCATCGAGCGAAGTCTGGCCGACACACACTGCACCCCAACTGGTGACGCCGCGGCCACGCCCCCTCGCCCTCCTGACGGCGGGGCAATGAACCCCGCCCCCAGAAACACCAATCAACCTGGTCTCAGCTCCTCAAACCCACCTGCAAACTACAGCTCCCATAATCCACCTGCAAACTACAGCTCCCATAATCCACCTGCAGCCCAGACCTCTGCACACTACAGTTCTCCAAATCCTCCAACTGAAGAGGCTCCAGACcc GAAGACCTTCGATGGGACCATCAGCCGGTTCCTGACGGGTTCTGGGAAGAGGATGATGGCGTACCGGAGACACGACGGCAGTCTGGTCCACATTGTCCCGGAACCAGAGGA GGAGGAGGAGCCTCTGTTCAAGGCGGTCCGACTCGGAGAGGTGAGCCAAGTCAAGCTGCTGACGATGCGTTCAGGGATCAACCTGATGCTGCCGAGCCGACCGGGCTGGCTCGCCATCCATGAGGCGGCGTGGTACGGCCAGCACGGCTGTCTGAGGGTGTTGCTGTCAGGTAGGAGgacgtggacacacacacacacacacacacacacacacacacacacacacacacacacacacacacacacacacacactcgtgtttGTGTGCTCAGCTCAACCGGGGATGATCAACAAGCGAACGGAGCGCGGTGAGACGGCGCTGCTGATTGCTGTCAGCAAGGAACAAATGCGATGCGTTCAGGTGCTGTTGGAAAACGGAGCAGACCGCGACATCGCAAACTACGACAAAGAGACGCCGCTCTACAGAG CCTGTGAGAGGAACAGCGCTGCACTGGTTGCGGTGCTGCTGAACCACGGCGCGGCGGTGAACACTCACTGCATTCAGGGTTGGACGGCGCTGCAGGAAGCGGTGTGCAGGAACAACGTGGAGATCTGTGAGATGCTTCTGACGGCCGGAGCCAAACACAACCTCACCAACATCTATGGCATCTCACCGCTGTTCACCGCCGCTCAGAGTGGGCGGGTCGCCACGCTACGCCTCCTCCTCAAGCACG GTTCAGACATCAACAGCCAGGCTGCTGATGGCGCCACCGCTCTGTACGAAGCTGCTAAAAATGGACACGAAGAAATTGTGGAACTTCTGCTTTCGCAGAAAGCTGACGCCAACAAAGTGGGAAAGGCCGGGTTGTTACCGCTTCACATCGCCGCTGAACGAGGAAACCAGAA AATTGTCTCCATGCTGGTCAAAGCTACCAGTAAGGCCAGAGTCCGGCGCACCGGCATCAGCCCCCTGCACCTCGCCGCCGAGGGCAACAACGACGACATCCTGGAGGCTCTGATCGAGGAGGGCTTTGATGTCAACGCTCAGCTGTCTGAGGAGCAATCCAAGCTGTACGAGGACCGGCGCAGCACGGCGCTCTACTTCTCCGTCATCAACAACAACGTGGACGCCGTGCGCGTGCTGTTGGCGGCCGGCGCCAACCCCAACCTGGACATGTTCCGGCCGCTGATGGTGGCGGCGCGGCAGGGCTGCGTCCGCACCGTCACCCTGCTGGTGGAGCACGGCGCCGACATCAACGCCCCCatccccacccaccccaccaccTTCCCCGCAGTCTACATGTTCTCCATGAAGTACCTGCCCATGTTCAAGTACCTGCTGGACAAAGGAGGCCACGCCCTCTCCTGTTTTGACTGCGCCTATGGTAACCAGCCTCATCCACCAATCAGCACCACCCGGTCAGACAGGGATGACGACGTTCAGCCAACCACACAGCAGAGGAGGGGCGTCCAG TTCTGTGAGATGATCTCAGCTCCCAGCATCTCTCGGTGGGCGGGGCCGATCATCGACTTACTATTGGACTACGTGGGTCACGTGACTCTCTGCTCCAGACTGATGGAACACCTGGACAGTTACTCTGACTGGAGCGTCATCAAGGACAAAGCAG CGCCCCCCCGTCCGCTGCTGCAGCTCTGCAGGTTGAGGATCGTCCAGCTGGTTCGACGGCGACGTTTGAACAAATTACCGCTGCCCGGAAGTCTGATCCGCTTCCTGGACCACAAGGAGGGACCCGTGGACGACGACTGA
- the LOC137613323 gene encoding putative E3 ubiquitin-protein ligase UBR7: MTEEQTVSLVDVLEEDEELEEEASAVLGGSDSDHCSYPQGYVKRQALYACNTCTPKGGEAAGVCLACSYKCHEGHDLFELYTKRNFRCDCGNKKFRDLQCKLYPEKDDSNSLNTYSHNFFGLYCTCSRPYPDPDDQEEDEMIQCVICEDWLHGRHLGCPVPDCVELQEMICEACMTRNPLLWAYAPHLDVPGAEVQVKEEAGGSKTNRLQKTEKADDVIRPTCKRRREEAELEPSCKLKALQATGRTGDQSGAAFWPSGWRSKLCTCGACKERLSEGGVAFLLDESDTVLAYENKGKNQEMQPAGHDPLMSALDNLNRVQQLEIIHGYNDMKSELKDFLQRFAAEGKVVTSDDIRQFFEQQQSRKRRRVDAQQLYRP, encoded by the exons ATGACGGAGGAGCAGACGGTGTCTCTGGTGGACGtcctggaggaggatgaggagctggaggaggaagcgtCCGCCGTGCTGGGAGGAAGTGACTCCGACCACTGCTCCTACCCGCAG ggcTACGTGAAGCGCCAGGCGCTCTACGCCTGTAACACCTGCACGCCGAAGGGCGGCGAGGCGGCCGGCGTCTGCCTAGCGTGTTCCTACAAATGTCACGAAGGTCACGACCTCTTTGAGCTCTACACCAAAAG GAACTTCCGCTGCGACTGTGGGAACAAGAAGTTCAGGGACCTGCAGTGTAAACTCTACCCG gaGAAGGACGACAGCAACAGTCTGAACACATACAGTCACAACTTCTTTGGACTGTACTGCACCTGCAGCCGGCCGTACCCCGACCCCGACGACCAG gAGGAGGACGAGATGATCCAGTGTGTGATCTGTGAGGACTGGCTGCACGGCAGG CACCTGGGCTGTCCGGTTCCAGACTGCGTGGAGCTGCAGGAGATGATCTGTGAAGCGTGTATGACCAGGAACCCCCTCCTCTGGGCGTACGCCCCCCACCTAGACG TTCCAGGTGCGGAGGTGCAGGTGAAGGAGGAAGCTGGGGGGTCAAAGACCAACCGTcttcagaaaacagaaaag GCCGATGATGTCATCCGGCCTACCTGCAAGCGGCGCCgcgaggaggcggagctcgAGCCGAGCTGCAAGCTGAAGGCGCTGCAGGCGACGGGCCGGACAGGCGACCAATCAGGAGCGGCGTTCTGGCCGTCGGGGTGGCGCTCCAAACTCTGCACCTGCGGCGCCTGCAAG GAGCGGCTGAGCGAGGGGGGCGTGGCCTTCCTCCTGGACGAATCGGACACCGTCCTCGCCTACGAGAACAAAGGCAAGAACCAGGAGATGCAGCCGGCGGGTCACGACCCCCTGATGTCAGCGCTGGACAACCTGAACCGAGTGCAGCAGCTGGAGATCATCcacg GATACAACGACATGAAGAGCGAGCTGAAGGACTTCCTGCAGCGATTCGCTGCAGAAGGAAAA GTCGTGACGTCCGACGACATCCGTCAGTTCTTCGAGCAACAGCAGAGCCGTAAGCGACGGCGAGTCGACGCCCAGCAGCTCTACCGCCcctga
- the taf1b gene encoding TATA box-binding protein-associated factor RNA polymerase I subunit B: MDDDYTGGFSEPCSQCSEVDWGVSDEGCFYCKSCHNVIERTREVEDRAVTASSSRISTVSRTPRTKQPEGGRQWMVCEGFQMILRNQASALVQLGVSPRFKDDVLCQLWRLYLQKTGQAYTRQPVRSSQFKLRFPDSGSDSATDWSGFSTADTDGDSMTPSTVRSDADSSDWSLASGPLDAVCYRGRRLKRSRGLMSMRRTLALLHLALVWSREPLTLSDLLRLVNDGHVPYVNAHQDLPQEMRLQGPGALIFRAEKVPPHQEVHQEAESLIQVLQLPAFPPITCQSLLHPALLSLRYLTDLNLPDELHPWVCRLMGVAGMAEETQLTCDRLTRPALPRYDLQAAALVIVTMKLLFGLDDHTEWSGGGGDPDASGGVFDLRAWYHLLQDTLTRAQQREERRTARKQWKTDRLLSANKKERIVMTKKMRVADQVRLCFEKLSSRPAGVERVSPSSFRFCWGDEEGADGPSLHLKTLDGVVTLNQDVQTPLNATYWHPALRRCKARSCSSHYAEVEPTLPRSFVWLLQLFCFLLGVAPAILYEEVLTVERRVFSRRSRSRGGSRTRP, translated from the exons ATGGACGACGACTACACG GGCGGCTTCAGCGAGCCCTGTTCTCAGTGCTCAGAGGTGGATTGGGGAGTTTCAGACGAGGGTTGTTTCTACTGCAAATCCTGTCACAACGTCATcgag AGAACCAGAGAGGTGGAGGACCGGGCCGTGACCGCCAGCTCCAGCAGGATCTCCACTGTCAGCAGAACACCCAGAACCAAACAACCTG AGGGCGGGCGTCAGTGGATGGTCTGTGAGGGCTTCCAGATGATCCTGAGGAACCAGGCCAGCGCTCTGGTCCAGCTGGGAGTCAGTCCTCGCTTCAAG GATGACGTTCTGTGTCAGCTGTGGAGGCTCTACCTGCAGAAGACTGGGCAGGCCTACACCCGCCAGCCAGTGAGGAGCTCCCAGTTTAAActg agGTTTCCGGACTCGGGGTCCGACAGCGCCACCGACTGGTCCGGGTTCTCGACCGCCGACACGGACGGAGACTCGATGACGCCGAGCACCGTCAGATCGGATgcag ACAGCTCCGACTGGTCTCTGGCTTCTGGCCCGCTGGACGCCGTCTGCTACCGGGGGCGGCGTCTGAAGCGGAGCCGCGGCCTGATGAGCATGAGGCGGACGCTGGCGCTGCTCCACCTGGCGCTGGTCTGGAGCCGCGAGCCGCTGACCCTCAGCGACCTGCTCAG GCTGGTGAACGACGGTCACGTCCCATACGTCAACGCCCACCAGGACCTCCCCCAGGAGATGCGGCTCCAGGGGCCCGGGGCCCTCATCTTCAGAGCCGAG AAAGTCCCGCCCCACCAGGAAGTCCACCAGGAGGCGGAGTCTCTGATTCAGGTGCTGCAGCTTCCTGCTTTTCCTCCAATCACCTGCCAGAGTCTGCTGCACCCGGCGCTGCTGAGCCTCCGCTACCTGACGGACCTCAACCTACCCG ACGAGCTGCACCCGTGGGTCTGCAGGTTGATGGGCGTCGCCGGCATGGCGGAGGAAACGCAGCTCACCTGCGACCGCCTGACCCGCCCCGCCCTGCCGCGCTACGACCTCCAGGCCGCCGCCCTCGTCATCGTCACCATGAAGCTGCTGTTCGGGCTGGACGACCACACGGAGTGGTCCGGCGGGGGGGGCGACCCGGACGCCTCAG GGGGCGTGTTTGACCTGAGGGCGTGGTACCATCTGCTGCAGGACACTCTGACCCGTGCCCAGCAGAGGGAGGAGCGCCGGACCGCCAG GAAACAGTGGAAAACCGACCGCCTGCTGTCCGCCAACAAGAAGGAGCGAATCGTCATGACGAAGAAGATGA GAGTGGCGGATCAGGTCCGGCTCTGCTTTGAGAAGCTGAGTTCTCGTCCGGCGGGGGTCGAGCGGGTCTCCCCCTCCAGCTTCAGGTTCTGCTGGGGGGACGAGGAGGGGGCGGACGGACCCAGTCTGCACCTGAAGACCCTGGACGGGGTCGTGACCCTGAACCAGGACGTCCAGACTCCCCTAAACGCCACGTATTGGCACCCGGCACTCAGGCGCTGCAAAGCCCg GAGCTGCTCCAGTCACTACGCCGAGGTGGAGCCCACGCTGCCGCGCTCCTTCGTCTGGCTGCTGCAGctcttctgcttcctgttgggCGTGGCGCCGGCGATCCTGTACGAGGAGGTGCTAACGGTGGAGAGGCGGGTGTTCAGCAGGAGGTCCAGGAGCAGAGGGGGGTCCAGGACCAGACCTTAA